AAGCGTCTGGTTTTTGTTGGCGATTCTCTCAACAGGAATATGTGGGAGTCTTTGCTATGTGTTCTTAGAAACTCAGTGGATGATAAGAACAAAGTCTATGAAGTTTCTGGTAGGCAAGAATTTCGCACAGAGGGCTCTTACTCCTTTGTTTTCGAGGTATGTTAGTTTCGATTTCATAGCCTCATAAATTCTTCCTTCTTACCTTTCGGCCTTGTTCATCTTATTAAGTAATATTAATGTATTTGTTGTTCAATGGATCAATAGGAGTACAACTGTTCCGTGGAGTTCTTTCAATCACGGTTTCTAGTTCAAGAATGGGAGATGCCGGAACCAAGTGGATCAAAGAAGGAAACGCTTCGCATTGATTTGATTGAGAGATCCTCTGACAACTACAAAAATGCAGATGTTCTCATCTTCAACACAGGTCACTGGTGGACTCATGAGAAAACTTCCAGCGGGTAATTCTCCTGCTCACTCTACGTCATGGATTTTTTGGAAAGTAGTCACTACGCAGCgaagttaaaatatttataaatctTGCAGGAAGGGTTACTATCAAGAGGGTAGCCATATTTATGGTGAACTGAATGTTGACGATGCATTTCGCAAGGCTTTAACGACATGGGCTCAATGGATAGACACCAATGTAAATCCTAAGAAAACTGCTGTTTTCTTCCGGGGCTATTCACCTTCTCACTTTAGGTACATTTTGAAGACATGAAATACTTCAACTTGGTTAACAAATGTATTGCATCTTGCTAATCTTTTTACTCACAGAGGCGGAGCATGGAATTCTGGAGGGCATTGCCATGGCGAAACAAAGCCAACTACCAGCTTGGAATCCACGGAATATGGAGGAGAGTATCCAACAAACATGAAAATCTTTGACTCGGTACTCAAGGGGATGAAGACGCCAATCAACTATCTGAACATTACAACAATGACTGATTTTCGGAAGGATGCTCCTCCATCGATTTACAGAAAGCCGAATTTAACTGAGGAGGAGCGAAAACCGCCTATGATCCAGGATTGCAGTCACTGGTGCCTCCCTGGCGTTCCTGATACATGGAACGAGCTTATATATGCTCAACTCCTCAAACATAACCAGAAACAACATAGACAGAAGAAACAGCAAAATCAGAGGACTTCTTCTTAAAtatggagaaaaaaaattatatagtaTACATGTTTTGTTGGAAAGCTCACCATATGGAGAAAATCGAACAAGTATGCTCAAACGAAGGATAAGAGCAAAAGTTGTAGACT
This window of the Malus domestica chromosome 03, GDT2T_hap1 genome carries:
- the LOC103423893 gene encoding protein trichome birefringence-like 4 yields the protein MKHSSPTKAEPKAHLLSILFSKRKSMALTYVFMFAFIACTFFLVFSPSRQNGPLPLRFKNLLHASFHSSSQNPNAHLVLSRRDPFSGKPNFSPQFYEIASLKGHKVDKHEIGLSQFPEKNESLKGDNNNAQSSNPILLLSNNTEIENSGKMEGSRRRNETKKHAHSHSPSSKDSNGKRGSKKKTDSKKMSSKKQGKQSELKSKLTNGCDIFDGRWVRDDSYPLYAPGSCPWIDEPFDCFLNGRPDNGYERYRWQPKRCNIPRLNGKKMLRLLTGKRLVFVGDSLNRNMWESLLCVLRNSVDDKNKVYEVSGRQEFRTEGSYSFVFEEYNCSVEFFQSRFLVQEWEMPEPSGSKKETLRIDLIERSSDNYKNADVLIFNTGHWWTHEKTSSGKGYYQEGSHIYGELNVDDAFRKALTTWAQWIDTNVNPKKTAVFFRGYSPSHFRGGAWNSGGHCHGETKPTTSLESTEYGGEYPTNMKIFDSVLKGMKTPINYLNITTMTDFRKDAPPSIYRKPNLTEEERKPPMIQDCSHWCLPGVPDTWNELIYAQLLKHNQKQHRQKKQQNQRTSS